A region from the Canis lupus dingo isolate Sandy chromosome 9, ASM325472v2, whole genome shotgun sequence genome encodes:
- the ENDOV gene encoding endonuclease V isoform X4, translating to MAREAAEKPPEEILSLWKREQAQLKALLVEQDTEAWQRDPAFSGLQRVGGVDLSFVKGDSASACASLVVLSYPELEVVYEDCSMVNLTAPYMSGFLAFREVPFLVDAVQRLQEKEPHMVPQVLFVDGNGVLHHRGFGVACHLGILTDLPCIGVAKKLLQVDGLENNAQHKEKIRLLQAEGDTFPLIGGSGTVLGMALKSHSHSSKPLYVSVGHRISLESAVRLTRSCCRFRSPEPVRQADIRSRDYIRRTLGSPRPPPEQERSQKLQKPKVCPKEGSEEPAGEGSPPETHS from the exons ATGGCGCGGGAGGCTGCGGAGAAGCCGCCGGAGGAGATCTTGTCGCTCTGGAAACG GGAGCAAGCTCAGCTGAAGGCCCTCCTCGTGGAGCAGGACACGGAGGCGTGGCAGCGGGACCCCGCGTTCTCAGGCCTGCAGAGGGTCGGGGGCGTGGACCTGTCCTTTGTGAAGGGCGACAGTGCCAGCGCCTGTGCCTCCCTGGTGGTGCTCAGCTACCCTGAGCTCGAG GTGGTGTATGAGGACTGCAGCATGGTTAACCTGACGGCTCCCTACATGTCGGGCTTCCTGGCCTTCCGAGAGGTGCCCTTCCTGGTGGATGCGGTGCAGCGGCTGCAGGAGAAGGAGCCCCACATGGTGCCCCAG GTCCTCTTTGTGGATGGAAATGGGGTTCTCCACCACCGAG GCTTTGGGGTGGCCTGCCACCTTGGCATCCTCACGGACTTGCCCTGCATTGGGGTGGCCAAGAAACTCCTGCAGGTGGACGGGCTGGAGAACAACGCCCAGCACAAGGAGAAG ATACGACTTCTACAGGCTGAAGGAGACACCTTTCCTCTGATAGGAGGCTCTGGGACTGTCCTGGGCATG GCCCTGAAGAGCCACAGCCACAGCAGCAAGCCCCTCTACGTCTCCGTGGGCCACAGGATAAGCCTGGAGTCTGCTGTACGCCTGACCCGAAGCTGCTGCAGGttccggagcccggagcccgtgCGCCAG GCTGACATCCGCTCTCGAGACTACATCCGCAGGACCCTGGgaagccccaggcccccaccAGAGCAAGAGAG GAGCCAGAAACTACAGAAGCCAAAGGTGTGCCCCAAGGAAGGTTCGGAAGAGCCCGCAGGTGAGGGCAGCCCCCCTGAGACACACAGCTGA
- the ENDOV gene encoding endonuclease V isoform X1 — MAREAAEKPPEEILSLWKREQAQLKALLVEQDTEAWQRDPAFSGLQRVGGVDLSFVKGDSASACASLVVLSYPELEVVYEDCSMVNLTAPYMSGFLAFREVPFLVDAVQRLQEKEPHMVPQVLFVDGNGVLHHRASPSAPVGFGVACHLGILTDLPCIGVAKKLLQVDGLENNAQHKEKIRLLQAEGDTFPLIGGSGTVLGMALKSHSHSSKPLYVSVGHRISLESAVRLTRSCCRFRSPEPVRQADIRSRDYIRRTLGSPRPPPEQERSQKLQKPKVCPKEGSEEPAGEGSPPETHS, encoded by the exons ATGGCGCGGGAGGCTGCGGAGAAGCCGCCGGAGGAGATCTTGTCGCTCTGGAAACG GGAGCAAGCTCAGCTGAAGGCCCTCCTCGTGGAGCAGGACACGGAGGCGTGGCAGCGGGACCCCGCGTTCTCAGGCCTGCAGAGGGTCGGGGGCGTGGACCTGTCCTTTGTGAAGGGCGACAGTGCCAGCGCCTGTGCCTCCCTGGTGGTGCTCAGCTACCCTGAGCTCGAG GTGGTGTATGAGGACTGCAGCATGGTTAACCTGACGGCTCCCTACATGTCGGGCTTCCTGGCCTTCCGAGAGGTGCCCTTCCTGGTGGATGCGGTGCAGCGGCTGCAGGAGAAGGAGCCCCACATGGTGCCCCAG GTCCTCTTTGTGGATGGAAATGGGGTTCTCCACCACCGAG cctcaccctctgcccctgtaGGCTTTGGGGTGGCCTGCCACCTTGGCATCCTCACGGACTTGCCCTGCATTGGGGTGGCCAAGAAACTCCTGCAGGTGGACGGGCTGGAGAACAACGCCCAGCACAAGGAGAAG ATACGACTTCTACAGGCTGAAGGAGACACCTTTCCTCTGATAGGAGGCTCTGGGACTGTCCTGGGCATG GCCCTGAAGAGCCACAGCCACAGCAGCAAGCCCCTCTACGTCTCCGTGGGCCACAGGATAAGCCTGGAGTCTGCTGTACGCCTGACCCGAAGCTGCTGCAGGttccggagcccggagcccgtgCGCCAG GCTGACATCCGCTCTCGAGACTACATCCGCAGGACCCTGGgaagccccaggcccccaccAGAGCAAGAGAG GAGCCAGAAACTACAGAAGCCAAAGGTGTGCCCCAAGGAAGGTTCGGAAGAGCCCGCAGGTGAGGGCAGCCCCCCTGAGACACACAGCTGA
- the ENDOV gene encoding endonuclease V isoform X2 translates to MAREAAEKPPEEILSLWKREQAQLKALLVEQDTEAWQRDPAFSGLQRVGGVDLSFVKGDSASACASLVVLSYPELEVVYEDCSMVNLTAPYMSGFLAFREVPFLVDAVQRLQEKEPHMVPQVLFVDGNGVLHHRASPSAPVGFGVACHLGILTDLPCIGVAKKLLQVDGLENNAQHKEKIRLLQAEGDTFPLIGGSGTVLGMALKSHSHSSKPLYVSVGHRISLESAVRLTRSCCRFRSPEPVRQADIRSRDYIRRTLGSPRPPPEQERSQKLQKPKVCPKEGSEEPAGSAGSPAIP, encoded by the exons ATGGCGCGGGAGGCTGCGGAGAAGCCGCCGGAGGAGATCTTGTCGCTCTGGAAACG GGAGCAAGCTCAGCTGAAGGCCCTCCTCGTGGAGCAGGACACGGAGGCGTGGCAGCGGGACCCCGCGTTCTCAGGCCTGCAGAGGGTCGGGGGCGTGGACCTGTCCTTTGTGAAGGGCGACAGTGCCAGCGCCTGTGCCTCCCTGGTGGTGCTCAGCTACCCTGAGCTCGAG GTGGTGTATGAGGACTGCAGCATGGTTAACCTGACGGCTCCCTACATGTCGGGCTTCCTGGCCTTCCGAGAGGTGCCCTTCCTGGTGGATGCGGTGCAGCGGCTGCAGGAGAAGGAGCCCCACATGGTGCCCCAG GTCCTCTTTGTGGATGGAAATGGGGTTCTCCACCACCGAG cctcaccctctgcccctgtaGGCTTTGGGGTGGCCTGCCACCTTGGCATCCTCACGGACTTGCCCTGCATTGGGGTGGCCAAGAAACTCCTGCAGGTGGACGGGCTGGAGAACAACGCCCAGCACAAGGAGAAG ATACGACTTCTACAGGCTGAAGGAGACACCTTTCCTCTGATAGGAGGCTCTGGGACTGTCCTGGGCATG GCCCTGAAGAGCCACAGCCACAGCAGCAAGCCCCTCTACGTCTCCGTGGGCCACAGGATAAGCCTGGAGTCTGCTGTACGCCTGACCCGAAGCTGCTGCAGGttccggagcccggagcccgtgCGCCAG GCTGACATCCGCTCTCGAGACTACATCCGCAGGACCCTGGgaagccccaggcccccaccAGAGCAAGAGAG GAGCCAGAAACTACAGAAGCCAAAGGTGTGCCCCAAGGAAGGTTCGGAAGAGCCCGCAG GCTCTGCGGGGTCCCCGGCAATTCCGTAA
- the ENDOV gene encoding endonuclease V isoform X5, which translates to MAREAAEKPPEEILSLWKREQAQLKALLVEQDTEAWQRDPAFSGLQRVGGVDLSFVKGDSASACASLVVLSYPELEVVYEDCSMVNLTAPYMSGFLAFREVPFLVDAVQRLQEKEPHMVPQIRLLQAEGDTFPLIGGSGTVLGMALKSHSHSSKPLYVSVGHRISLESAVRLTRSCCRFRSPEPVRQADIRSRDYIRRTLGSPRPPPEQERSQKLQKPKVCPKEGSEEPAGEGSPPETHS; encoded by the exons ATGGCGCGGGAGGCTGCGGAGAAGCCGCCGGAGGAGATCTTGTCGCTCTGGAAACG GGAGCAAGCTCAGCTGAAGGCCCTCCTCGTGGAGCAGGACACGGAGGCGTGGCAGCGGGACCCCGCGTTCTCAGGCCTGCAGAGGGTCGGGGGCGTGGACCTGTCCTTTGTGAAGGGCGACAGTGCCAGCGCCTGTGCCTCCCTGGTGGTGCTCAGCTACCCTGAGCTCGAG GTGGTGTATGAGGACTGCAGCATGGTTAACCTGACGGCTCCCTACATGTCGGGCTTCCTGGCCTTCCGAGAGGTGCCCTTCCTGGTGGATGCGGTGCAGCGGCTGCAGGAGAAGGAGCCCCACATGGTGCCCCAG ATACGACTTCTACAGGCTGAAGGAGACACCTTTCCTCTGATAGGAGGCTCTGGGACTGTCCTGGGCATG GCCCTGAAGAGCCACAGCCACAGCAGCAAGCCCCTCTACGTCTCCGTGGGCCACAGGATAAGCCTGGAGTCTGCTGTACGCCTGACCCGAAGCTGCTGCAGGttccggagcccggagcccgtgCGCCAG GCTGACATCCGCTCTCGAGACTACATCCGCAGGACCCTGGgaagccccaggcccccaccAGAGCAAGAGAG GAGCCAGAAACTACAGAAGCCAAAGGTGTGCCCCAAGGAAGGTTCGGAAGAGCCCGCAGGTGAGGGCAGCCCCCCTGAGACACACAGCTGA
- the ENDOV gene encoding endonuclease V isoform X3, with protein sequence MAREAAEKPPEEILSLWKREQAQLKALLVEQDTEAWQRDPAFSGLQRVGGVDLSFVKGDSASACASLVVLSYPELEVVYEDCSMVNLTAPYMSGFLAFREVPFLVDAVQRLQEKEPHMVPQVLFVDGNGVLHHRASPSAPVGFGVACHLGILTDLPCIGVAKKLLQVDGLENNAQHKEKIRLLQAEGDTFPLIGGSGTVLGMALKSHSHSSKPLYVSVGHRISLESAVRLTRSCCRFRSPEPVRQADIRSRDYIRRTLGSPRPPPEQERSQKLQKPKVCPKEGSEEPADLEIIH encoded by the exons ATGGCGCGGGAGGCTGCGGAGAAGCCGCCGGAGGAGATCTTGTCGCTCTGGAAACG GGAGCAAGCTCAGCTGAAGGCCCTCCTCGTGGAGCAGGACACGGAGGCGTGGCAGCGGGACCCCGCGTTCTCAGGCCTGCAGAGGGTCGGGGGCGTGGACCTGTCCTTTGTGAAGGGCGACAGTGCCAGCGCCTGTGCCTCCCTGGTGGTGCTCAGCTACCCTGAGCTCGAG GTGGTGTATGAGGACTGCAGCATGGTTAACCTGACGGCTCCCTACATGTCGGGCTTCCTGGCCTTCCGAGAGGTGCCCTTCCTGGTGGATGCGGTGCAGCGGCTGCAGGAGAAGGAGCCCCACATGGTGCCCCAG GTCCTCTTTGTGGATGGAAATGGGGTTCTCCACCACCGAG cctcaccctctgcccctgtaGGCTTTGGGGTGGCCTGCCACCTTGGCATCCTCACGGACTTGCCCTGCATTGGGGTGGCCAAGAAACTCCTGCAGGTGGACGGGCTGGAGAACAACGCCCAGCACAAGGAGAAG ATACGACTTCTACAGGCTGAAGGAGACACCTTTCCTCTGATAGGAGGCTCTGGGACTGTCCTGGGCATG GCCCTGAAGAGCCACAGCCACAGCAGCAAGCCCCTCTACGTCTCCGTGGGCCACAGGATAAGCCTGGAGTCTGCTGTACGCCTGACCCGAAGCTGCTGCAGGttccggagcccggagcccgtgCGCCAG GCTGACATCCGCTCTCGAGACTACATCCGCAGGACCCTGGgaagccccaggcccccaccAGAGCAAGAGAG GAGCCAGAAACTACAGAAGCCAAAGGTGTGCCCCAAGGAAGGTTCGGAAGAGCCCGCAG atttagaAATTATCCACTGA